In Bacteroidota bacterium, the following proteins share a genomic window:
- a CDS encoding endonuclease/exonuclease/phosphatase family protein translates to MCVRLSNKFLLLFFWGTLLCFDAKASIFYCSWNIENFGRSKSDSEIAFIANTLKEFDVVAIIEVVAGDGGAPAVARLSDALNRKGAKWDYTISDPTVSSSYKTERYAFIWKTSKVVKVGAAWLEKKYSLEIDREPYFATFKSEGKEFTLVAFHAITQSKQPETEIKYFKYLPAAYPLKNLIFSGDFNCPESHTVFNPLKAMGYKPIFSNQKTTLKQDCIREDCLASAFDNMFYNSSKVTFLKSGVIHFYKNLPTHKAARAISDHIPIYFEFSLN, encoded by the coding sequence ATGTGTGTCCGGCTTTCAAATAAATTTTTACTTCTCTTTTTTTGGGGGACTCTTTTGTGTTTTGATGCCAAGGCCAGCATCTTCTATTGCTCTTGGAATATTGAGAATTTTGGTCGCTCAAAGAGCGACTCCGAAATAGCCTTCATTGCCAACACTTTGAAAGAATTCGATGTGGTAGCCATAATAGAAGTTGTTGCGGGTGATGGAGGGGCACCGGCGGTTGCAAGATTGAGTGACGCGCTCAATAGAAAAGGAGCTAAATGGGATTATACCATTAGTGATCCAACAGTAAGTAGTTCGTATAAAACAGAGCGATATGCTTTTATTTGGAAAACAAGTAAGGTGGTAAAAGTTGGTGCTGCCTGGCTAGAGAAAAAGTATAGTTTAGAGATAGACAGGGAGCCATACTTCGCAACATTTAAGTCGGAAGGCAAAGAGTTTACGTTGGTAGCTTTTCATGCTATCACTCAATCTAAACAACCGGAAACGGAAATTAAATACTTCAAATATCTTCCTGCTGCGTATCCTTTAAAGAATTTGATTTTCTCTGGTGATTTTAATTGTCCCGAATCTCACACTGTATTTAATCCTCTGAAAGCAATGGGCTACAAACCTATTTTCTCTAATCAGAAAACCACCTTGAAACAAGATTGTATAAGGGAGGATTGTTTGGCATCGGCGTTTGATAATATGTTTTACAACTCCTCTAAAGTTACTTTCTTAAAATCAGGGGTAATTCATTTCTACAAAAACCTCCCTACGCATAAGGCTGCAAGAGCAATTTCTGACCACATCCCCATCTATTTTGAATTTTCTCTGAACTAG
- a CDS encoding IS4 family transposase, whose amino-acid sequence MGTLSKKKIAIVSKRCGFEQRQSGKISAHALVLSFMQMMVTGQTSYWSWARSLSLLIVHTISKQAIFYRMNTAWVSTVKALVAEVIGQQAVKQIKHELFTGFTNVWLQDSTCIHLPDALNQKFKGSVVSGKQNSVAKLHVVVHALTGLCPLMEWGSYHIPEQTLASAIMGIAKAGDLVIRDLGYLVLREFTRMNQEGIFFLSRWKYKMLLFNPQTGEEIDLLKTLEGKSYLDMQVLCGRTERVKLRVVAIPLPPAQAEERRRKAKKDGKKKTNHNTEYYALLGYVIFVTNVGEEVWNHQQVAQAYRVRWNVEILFKSWKSGLHVERMIPDAKKHSNRIESILYLLLLYVAWFQLLIYAPLNWRCRQKGKCLSVIQSAKWMLANTMRWIVGAITNSMEKEIFYYCCYDTRRKPNAIHRLEQFTKPLT is encoded by the coding sequence ATAGGAACCCTATCGAAGAAGAAAATAGCCATTGTTTCTAAAAGATGTGGGTTCGAGCAGCGCCAGAGCGGCAAGATAAGTGCGCACGCGCTTGTGTTGTCGTTTATGCAAATGATGGTGACAGGACAAACCAGCTATTGGTCATGGGCTCGTTCGCTATCGCTATTAATAGTCCATACCATAAGCAAGCAAGCTATTTTCTATCGAATGAATACTGCTTGGGTTTCCACTGTAAAAGCCTTGGTGGCAGAGGTGATTGGGCAACAGGCGGTAAAACAAATCAAACACGAACTGTTTACCGGTTTTACAAACGTATGGCTTCAGGATAGCACCTGTATTCATTTGCCCGATGCGTTAAACCAAAAGTTTAAAGGAAGTGTGGTGAGTGGCAAACAGAATTCCGTCGCCAAACTCCATGTAGTGGTTCATGCTTTAACCGGGCTTTGTCCATTGATGGAATGGGGTAGCTATCATATACCGGAACAAACCCTTGCTTCCGCCATTATGGGAATAGCAAAAGCAGGCGACTTAGTGATTCGTGATTTAGGCTATCTGGTGCTGCGGGAGTTCACCAGAATGAACCAAGAGGGCATCTTCTTTTTGAGTAGATGGAAGTATAAAATGCTGCTCTTTAACCCCCAAACAGGAGAAGAAATTGATTTGCTTAAAACGCTCGAAGGCAAGTCCTACTTGGATATGCAGGTATTATGCGGAAGAACAGAACGGGTGAAACTTCGGGTGGTCGCTATTCCATTACCTCCTGCCCAAGCAGAAGAAAGGCGACGAAAGGCGAAAAAGGATGGAAAGAAAAAAACCAATCACAACACAGAGTATTATGCGTTGTTAGGCTACGTGATCTTTGTGACGAATGTCGGAGAAGAAGTGTGGAATCATCAACAAGTAGCACAAGCCTATCGGGTGAGATGGAACGTGGAAATACTTTTTAAAAGTTGGAAGAGTGGTCTGCACGTCGAAAGAATGATACCGGATGCCAAAAAGCACAGCAATCGGATTGAAAGCATTTTATATCTGCTGCTGCTTTATGTAGCCTGGTTCCAGCTATTAATTTATGCTCCTTTAAATTGGCGTTGCCGCCAAAAGGGTAAATGCCTTAGTGTTATTCAATCCGCAAAATGGATGCTCGCCAATACCATGCGATGGATCGTTGGAGCCATAACAAACAGCATGGAAAAAGAAATATTTTACTACTGCTGTTATGATACTAGGCGAAAACCCAATGCTATCCATCGTTTGGAACAATTTACTAAGCCCTTAACTTAA
- a CDS encoding Fic family protein, whose amino-acid sequence MKRHHTYIHQLKNWPNFTIDHEHVLPLLSRIRMKQGQLLGKMKGIGFDLQEQTTLQNLTLDITKSGEIEGEFLNPELVRSSVARRLGIATVGLKQADRHTDGVVEMMLDATQHFEKPIGKERLCGWQAALFPTGRSGLYKIVTGDYRKDETGPMQVVSGALGKEKVHFEAPAAKLLTAEMKNFMKWFNAKEGTDAVLKAAIAHLWFITIHPFDDGNGRVARTLTDMLLARADGMKQRFYSMSAQILLERKAYYDMLERTQKGTLDITPWVAWFLKCLHSALQNSEQQTQSIFEKAKFWEAHKKTHFNPRQIKMMNKCFDGLDGKLSTTKWAKMNKCSPDTALRDIQDLIEKKVLKKETGGGRSTGYVLKGSSGV is encoded by the coding sequence ATGAAAAGGCATCATACCTACATTCATCAACTAAAGAATTGGCCCAATTTTACTATTGACCATGAACATGTATTGCCTTTGTTGAGCCGGATAAGAATGAAACAGGGCCAACTGCTGGGCAAAATGAAGGGCATTGGCTTTGACCTGCAGGAACAAACCACTCTGCAAAACCTGACACTGGATATCACCAAGTCAGGCGAAATAGAAGGCGAGTTTTTAAATCCTGAGTTAGTGCGGTCTTCTGTGGCCAGAAGATTGGGTATTGCCACCGTGGGATTAAAGCAGGCCGACCGCCATACAGACGGTGTGGTAGAGATGATGCTGGATGCCACACAGCATTTTGAAAAACCCATCGGAAAAGAGCGGCTCTGTGGCTGGCAGGCAGCCTTGTTCCCCACTGGCAGAAGCGGCCTGTATAAAATAGTTACCGGCGATTACCGCAAAGACGAAACCGGACCCATGCAGGTGGTTTCGGGTGCCCTGGGCAAAGAGAAAGTGCATTTTGAAGCGCCTGCTGCAAAATTGCTAACCGCCGAAATGAAGAATTTCATGAAATGGTTTAATGCAAAAGAGGGAACAGACGCAGTATTAAAAGCTGCCATTGCCCATTTATGGTTTATCACCATCCATCCTTTTGATGATGGAAACGGCAGGGTGGCGCGCACATTAACCGATATGCTGCTGGCAAGAGCAGATGGCATGAAGCAACGATTTTATAGCATGAGCGCACAAATACTGCTGGAAAGAAAAGCATATTATGATATGCTGGAGCGCACACAGAAAGGCACGCTGGACATTACCCCGTGGGTAGCATGGTTTTTAAAATGCCTGCACAGCGCCTTACAGAATAGCGAGCAGCAGACACAAAGCATTTTTGAAAAGGCAAAATTCTGGGAAGCGCATAAGAAAACTCATTTTAACCCGCGGCAGATAAAAATGATGAACAAATGTTTTGACGGATTAGACGGCAAACTGAGCACCACCAAGTGGGCTAAAATGAACAAGTGCTCTCCCGACACGGCCCTGAGAGACATACAGGATTTGATAGAAAAGAAAGTTCTGAAAAAAGAAACCGGCGGAGGAAGAAGCACCGGGTATGTGCTGAAAGGAAGCAGCGGGGTTTAA
- a CDS encoding DUF3696 domain-containing protein: protein MIERKTNDVLIEVSETFSGEGSTTNTKIKRKVDLKKLWIILQRSHKAITELRETTELLESAFDQIGIAFNWGEQYETQNHFSKELNELITKRNIILSKSPWLRSHRIFPNDSFTDGHLYYMNVDDLNMIGKNRAFTDTTINNYLFVYKIESLEELKQFYPNLPEDEANELMLDYVEAKNYIKANALPGEDTITETVRRWELEEIENYISQNENDSKFSPVNLFENLLYRIKQYSISDYILRFKNQPDKTLVGNKHLEKLRKNGRLVLHNNGELSTNCPDYSIRDYFLEGFLYEGILQMSIALQNSLNIDFVPSIRNKVDRVYRNTPQDSFFHDALYQMMGIRLSQKAGAFLNKYIAFFGIAEKVKIESSPDSSFSQITLVSNGKEINLADVGYGYSQILPIILKLALLIHDSEPADKQPNVIYINMRNHDFFPSLIIIEEPETNLHPALQSKLADMFIECYKEYNIQFIIETHSEYLIRKLQYLTAKKEINPDFTQIYYFHPPDAVPKGEKQVRKINILKDGRLSADFGTGFFDETTKLIESIWEARNLN from the coding sequence TTGATTGAAAGAAAGACCAATGATGTTTTGATAGAAGTTTCTGAAACATTTTCAGGGGAGGGGTCTACAACAAATACTAAGATTAAGCGTAAGGTTGACCTAAAAAAGCTTTGGATTATTCTTCAAAGAAGCCATAAAGCCATAACTGAACTTCGAGAAACAACTGAACTTCTTGAGTCGGCATTTGACCAGATAGGGATAGCTTTTAATTGGGGTGAGCAATATGAAACACAAAATCACTTCTCAAAGGAATTAAATGAGTTAATAACAAAACGCAACATCATCTTAAGCAAATCACCATGGCTAAGAAGTCACCGTATTTTCCCAAACGATTCATTTACAGATGGACATTTGTATTACATGAATGTTGATGATCTTAATATGATAGGAAAGAATAGAGCCTTCACAGATACAACCATAAACAACTATTTATTTGTTTACAAGATTGAATCGCTTGAGGAATTGAAACAATTTTATCCTAATCTACCGGAAGATGAAGCAAATGAATTGATGTTAGATTATGTTGAAGCAAAAAATTATATAAAAGCGAATGCTTTGCCGGGAGAAGATACAATTACAGAAACAGTAAGACGTTGGGAATTAGAAGAAATAGAAAACTATATAAGCCAAAACGAAAATGACTCTAAATTCTCACCTGTGAATTTATTTGAGAACTTACTCTATCGCATTAAACAATATTCAATCTCTGATTATATTTTACGATTTAAAAATCAGCCAGACAAAACACTAGTTGGCAACAAGCACTTGGAAAAGCTTAGAAAGAACGGAAGATTGGTTTTGCATAATAATGGCGAGTTAAGCACAAACTGCCCCGATTACAGCATAAGGGATTACTTCTTGGAAGGCTTTTTATATGAAGGTATTCTGCAAATGAGTATAGCTTTGCAAAATTCACTAAACATTGATTTTGTTCCTTCCATCAGAAATAAAGTAGATAGAGTATATCGAAACACGCCTCAGGATTCATTTTTTCATGACGCTCTATATCAGATGATGGGCATTAGGTTATCCCAAAAGGCTGGGGCATTTCTCAATAAGTATATTGCTTTTTTCGGGATTGCAGAAAAAGTAAAAATTGAATCTTCACCCGATAGCTCATTTAGTCAGATAACACTTGTTTCTAACGGAAAAGAAATCAATTTGGCTGATGTGGGTTATGGGTACTCGCAAATTTTACCCATTATATTAAAGCTTGCGTTGCTTATTCACGATAGTGAGCCAGCAGATAAACAACCGAACGTAATCTATATAAATATGCGTAATCATGATTTTTTTCCATCTCTCATAATTATTGAAGAACCTGAAACCAACTTGCATCCTGCTTTGCAGTCGAAATTGGCGGATATGTTTATTGAGTGTTACAAAGAATACAACATACAGTTTATAATTGAAACACACAGTGAATATTTAATAAGAAAGTTACAATACCTCACTGCCAAGAAAGAAATCAACCCTGATTTCACACAGATATATTATTTCCATCCGCCGGATGCTGTCCCCAAAGGAGAAAAACAGGTAAGGAAGATAAATATTCTGAAAGATGGCAGATTATCTGCTGATTTTGGGACAGGTTTTTTTGATGAAACCACCAAACTCATCGAAAGCATTTGGGAAGCCCGAAACCTGAACTAA
- a CDS encoding AAA family ATPase, with product MAHLSNFGVGNFRSFKDMYNFELSPITVLTGTNSSGKSSLTKAMLLLKESFTNIKASYNAGSFSINRFDLNSLSVLSFNHHLQLGNFETSKNHQSSDEYIHFNLPFKFPDCIDDFVLTFNTEKITLQENLACFTHLN from the coding sequence ATGGCACATCTCAGCAATTTTGGCGTAGGAAATTTCAGGTCGTTCAAAGACATGTACAACTTTGAACTTTCCCCTATCACGGTTTTAACGGGCACGAATAGTAGTGGAAAGAGTTCACTCACAAAGGCAATGCTGTTATTAAAAGAATCTTTCACCAACATCAAGGCAAGTTATAATGCTGGATCTTTCTCAATAAACCGCTTTGATTTAAATTCATTATCAGTTTTGAGTTTTAATCATCACTTACAATTAGGAAATTTCGAAACCAGTAAAAACCATCAATCATCAGATGAATATATTCATTTCAATTTGCCATTTAAATTTCCTGATTGCATTGATGATTTTGTTTTAACCTTCAATACAGAAAAGATAACTCTCCAAGAAAATTTGGCCTGCTTCACTCATTTAAATTGA